The proteins below are encoded in one region of Lactuca sativa cultivar Salinas chromosome 3, Lsat_Salinas_v11, whole genome shotgun sequence:
- the LOC111917221 gene encoding probable serine/threonine-protein kinase At1g54610, with protein sequence MCRRMGCVFAKEISSSGPASSEIVADKRRNRDTGLHIHSGRAEVTANPDAATAGGGEAQNGVDQKDGAAKPRGERRRSKPNPRLSNPPKNIHGEQVAAGWPAWLSAVAGEAINGWTPRRADTFEKIDKIGQGTYSNVYKAKDTMTGKIVALKKVRFDNLEPESVKFMAREILILRRLDHPNVVKLEGLVTSRMSCSLYLVFEYMEHDLAGLAASPTIKFTEPQVKCYMNQLLSGLEHCHNRHVLHRDIKGSNLLLDNGGVLKIADFGLASFFDPNHKQPMTSRVVTLWYRPPELLLGATDYGVGIDLWSAGCILAELLAGKPIMPGRTEVEQLHKIFKLCGSPSDEYWKKSKLPHATIFKPQQSYRRCIAETFKEFPASSLPLIDTLLSIDPAQRLTATDALGSEFFTTKPYACDPSSLPKYPPSKEMDAKLRDEEARRLRAAGKSNADGVKKTRTRERPARAIPAPEANAEMQMNLDRRRLITHANAKSKSEKFPPPHQDGTLGYPLGSSHHMHMDPAFDPPDVPFSSNFSYGKAPIQTWSGPLVDSSRKNTSKSSKNKSKEK encoded by the exons ATGTGCCGAAGAATGGGGTGTGTATTTGCGAAAGAGATTTCGTCTTCCGGACCTGCAAGTTCTGAGATCGTTGCAGACAAGAGGCGAAACAGAGACACCGGCTTACATATTCATTCCGGTAGAGCAGAAGTAACCGCAAATCCCGACGCCGCCACTGCCGGTGGTGGGGAGGCTCAAAATGGGGTGGATCAAAAAGACGGCGCTGCGAAACCAAGAGGTGAGAGAAGACGCTCAAAGCCTAATCCCAGACTGAGTAACCCACCGAAGAACATCCATGGTGAACAAGTCGCCGCCGGCTGGCCAGCTTGGCTATCTGCAGTCGCCGGAGAAGCTATCAACGGCTGGACACCCCGGAGAGCTGATACCTTTGAGAAAATCGACAAG ATTGGACAAGGTACATACAGTAATGTCTACAAAGCTAAGGACACAATGACAGGAAAAATCGTTGCATTGAAGAAGGTTAGATTCGACAATTTGGAGCCTGAAAGTGTGAAATTCATGGCGCGTGAGATTTTGATACTACGCAGACTAGATCATCCAAATGTTGTGAAATTAGAAGGATTAGTGACATCAAGAATGTCATGTAGTTTATACCTTGTTTTTGAGTACATGGAGCATGATTTAGCTGGACTTGCAGCAAGTCCCACAATCAAATTCACAGAACCCCAG GTGAAGTGTTACATGAATCAACTATTGTCAGGCCTTGAACACTGTCACAATCGCCATGTGTTACATCGCGATATTAAAGGGTCAAATCTTCTTCTTGACAATGGTGGCGTTTTAAAGATTGCTGATTTTGGTTTGGCTTCCTTTTTTGATCCTAATCACAAGCAACCAATGACAAGTCGGGTGGTTACATTGTGGTATAGACCACCAGAGCTTCTTCTTGGGGCTACTGATTATGGTGTGGGTATTGATCTATGGAGTGCAGGCTGCATTTTAGCAGAGTTATTGGCTGGGAAACCTATCATGCCTGGTCGAACAGAG GTGGAGCAGCTTCATAAGATTTTTAAGCTATGTGGTTCTCCTTCTGATGAATATTGGAAAAAATCTAAGCTTCCACATGCAACGATATTTAAGCCGCAACAGTCGTATAGAAGATGCATTGCAGAGACATTTAAAGAATTTCCAGCATCTTCTTTACCCTTAATTGATACCCTTCTTTCTATTGATCCAGCTCAGCGTCTAACTGCAACGGATGCTTTGGGAAGTGAA tTCTTTACAACAAAACCTTACGCTTGTGATCCTTCAAGCCTTCCAAAATATCCACCAAGCAAAGAGATGGATGCTAAATTACGCGATGAAGAAGCTAGAAG atTGAGAGCTGCTGGTAAATCAAATGCTGATGGTGTGAAGAAGACACGCACACGTGAAAGACCTGCAAGGGCAATTCCTGCACCTGAAGCAAATGCTGAGATGCAAATGAATCTTGAT AGACGACGGTTGATCACACATGCAAATGCAAAGAGCAAGAGTGAGAAGTTTCCGCCACCTCATCAAGATGGGACACTCGGGTACCCGTTGGGATCCTCACATCACATGCATATGGATCCAGCTTTTGACCCTCCAGACGTGCCATTCAGTTCTAATTTTTCATATGGGAAAGCTCCTATTCAGACATGGTCTGGACCATTGGTTGATTCATCAAGAAAGAATACAtcaaaatcatccaagaacaAGAGCAAGGAAAAGTGA
- the LOC111917220 gene encoding CASP-like protein 1E2, with amino-acid sequence MDMQYKEGINGEVGIRPVGKGKVKRSDLFVRFLALVLTLAAAVVLGANNQSTTVSVKIVPSLPPVNLPVTAKWLYMSAFVYLVIANAIACFYATMSLVLTLAARGGKKNVTLIVTILDIVMVALLFSAMGAAGAVGLIGLKGNSHLQWGKVCNVFDKFCHQTAAAMILSFNGSICYLLLVVLATINVYKKF; translated from the exons ATGGATATGCAGTACAAGGAGGGGATCAACGGTGAGGTGGGTATAAGACCTGTAGGAAAAGGGAAGGTGAAGCGAAGTGATTTGTTTGTGAGATTTTTAGCATTGGTGCTAACTCTGGCGGCAGCCGTCGTTCTCGGAGCGAATAACCAGTCAACAACCGTATCCGTAAAGATTGTCCCCTCCCTGCCGCCGGTCAACTTGCCGGTCACCGCTAAGTGGCTTTACATGTCTGCCTTTGT GTACCTTGTGATCGCAAATGCAATAGCATGCTTTTATGCAACGATGTCGTTGGTGCTTACATTAGCAGCTAGGGGTGGAAAGAAGAACGTAACCTTGATTGTAACCATTTTAGATATAGTAATGGTGGCACTTCTCTTCTCGGCAATGGGTGCAGCGGGTGCTGTTGGTCTTATTggcctcaaaggcaactcacacctACAATGGGGAAAAGTGTGTAATGTGTTCGATAAATTTTGTCACCAGACTGCTGCTGCAATGATCTTGTCTTTCAATGGCTCCATATGCTATCTTCTACTCGTTGTGTTAGCCACTATCAATGTCTACAAGAAGTTTTAA